Proteins found in one Maridesulfovibrio sp. genomic segment:
- the traT gene encoding complement resistance protein TraT, which produces MNKKIYMKMAVLVIVLGITMLAGCRTTQRMGMVRDQKTGLLYGSMMNGNMLLDPSQFENPTIKLTIRNTSGDPAVNLKALRSTLERAYRDKGYEVVKGKKYSIHLDINLRYSGQISEDMAEEVAMYGAVGGAYAGARTGKNLDSTVAGAVSGATVGAIVGQYATQDTYIMFADVTIGLVDKNASKKKYIVSFGDTQVKYHDEDTGYNPYRVRETARVAVYAGGDNTEQSRIVGGVTARFRRILQDVI; this is translated from the coding sequence ATGAATAAAAAAATATACATGAAAATGGCAGTGCTGGTCATTGTTCTGGGAATTACCATGCTCGCCGGTTGCCGGACCACGCAGCGCATGGGCATGGTACGTGATCAAAAAACCGGACTTCTCTACGGTTCCATGATGAACGGTAACATGCTTCTGGACCCTTCCCAGTTTGAGAACCCCACGATCAAACTGACCATCCGCAATACTTCCGGCGATCCAGCTGTGAACCTGAAGGCCCTGCGGTCGACTCTTGAACGGGCTTACCGTGATAAAGGATACGAAGTGGTCAAGGGTAAAAAATACAGCATCCATCTGGATATCAACCTCCGCTATTCAGGCCAGATCTCGGAAGACATGGCAGAGGAAGTCGCTATGTACGGTGCTGTCGGCGGTGCTTACGCCGGTGCAAGGACTGGTAAGAATCTAGATTCCACAGTTGCCGGTGCGGTTTCAGGAGCTACGGTAGGAGCCATTGTAGGCCAATATGCCACACAGGACACCTATATAATGTTTGCGGACGTTACTATCGGACTGGTAGACAAAAACGCTTCTAAAAAGAAGTATATCGTATCGTTCGGCGATACTCAGGTAAAATACCACGATGAAGATACCGGGTACAATCCCTACCGGGTACGGGAGACTGCCCGTGTGGCCGTATACGCCGGCGGAGACAACACCGAGCAAAGCCGGATAGTCGGTGGAGTTACCGCCCGCTTCAGGCGCATTCTGCAAGATGTAATTTAA
- a CDS encoding FecR domain-containing protein, with amino-acid sequence MPPEAGLESIGVVLSANGEVFLRSDSGIRQVEAGAEVFRGEELVTGEGSAAEVRFADDTLLSQGADSSISLDDYVYDDSASDAELLFKMSQGTFRLVTGKIAEQNPDRFQVGTPLATIGIRGTTIISEINPGGGEKIGVEEIHAGKALLVQSISGEIRMIANPRELIDIAMSGQLGSVRPMSVQEFNSFREIAPAAIRQEQEIQQQRQEEEQQEDPDNQNPDNQEQDAQGQEGEGQEGEGQEGEGQEGEGQEGNVDGGAAGGALAAGTGVLDPGSVLAAGAALQGELGDFNVADLVSGEALSELEDLAGDILGAVTSGDINSVQNLLNNLQEVTDDIIDELLESIPEATDETEGQTYTSSDGSNFIYGTSGNDSWVGSSGVDYYDGLAGNDYINGMDGNDVLYGDVGSDTIYGGAGDDTIAGGDDDDTILGGEGVNFIDGGNGYDTISFSDSTATFGVYVSMDDSGAGFSSLYTGEESYESSFVGIEAVIGSDYNDSIYGNSLHNDLSGGSGDDGLYGEGGNDSLSGGIGGDTLLGGIGADTLYGGTGGDSLDPGSDNDGDFLFYNARSEGGDFVANFDSGEDKFVFNSSGGFNSSWSFVSVSGYDGSTGSAAGAQFIYDTASRQLYYDPDGISSTQSGELIATLDASCEAVDSAHGDIEVV; translated from the coding sequence ATGCCTCCCGAAGCAGGTTTGGAATCAATCGGTGTAGTCCTTTCCGCAAATGGAGAAGTTTTTTTGCGTTCAGACTCTGGCATACGGCAAGTTGAGGCCGGAGCCGAAGTCTTCAGGGGTGAGGAACTTGTTACCGGAGAAGGTAGCGCAGCGGAAGTCCGTTTTGCGGACGACACGTTGCTGTCTCAGGGAGCGGATTCCAGCATTTCTTTGGACGATTATGTCTATGATGATTCTGCTTCGGACGCGGAACTACTTTTTAAAATGAGTCAGGGCACTTTCCGTTTAGTGACCGGAAAAATAGCCGAACAGAATCCTGACCGTTTTCAGGTAGGAACACCTCTTGCGACTATCGGTATTCGCGGCACCACCATAATCAGTGAAATTAATCCCGGTGGCGGGGAGAAAATCGGTGTTGAAGAGATTCATGCCGGTAAGGCTCTGCTGGTCCAGTCCATAAGCGGCGAAATCAGGATGATTGCCAATCCCCGTGAACTTATAGACATCGCCATGTCCGGACAGCTGGGTTCGGTGCGTCCCATGAGCGTTCAGGAGTTCAATTCCTTCAGGGAAATTGCCCCTGCGGCTATCCGGCAGGAGCAGGAAATTCAGCAGCAGCGTCAGGAAGAAGAACAGCAGGAAGATCCTGATAATCAGAATCCGGATAATCAAGAGCAGGATGCGCAGGGCCAGGAAGGTGAAGGCCAGGAAGGTGAAGGACAGGAAGGCGAAGGACAGGAAGGCGAAGGACAGGAAGGTAACGTCGACGGCGGTGCAGCCGGAGGTGCTTTAGCTGCCGGAACGGGAGTGCTTGATCCAGGTAGTGTACTGGCTGCCGGTGCTGCTCTTCAGGGGGAACTGGGAGACTTTAACGTTGCTGATTTAGTCTCCGGTGAAGCTCTTTCCGAACTGGAAGATCTTGCCGGGGATATCCTTGGCGCCGTGACTTCCGGTGATATTAATTCCGTTCAGAATCTGCTTAATAATCTACAAGAGGTTACTGATGATATTATCGATGAGTTGCTAGAGAGCATACCTGAAGCAACGGACGAAACCGAAGGCCAGACATATACTTCCAGTGACGGCTCCAACTTTATCTACGGTACCAGCGGTAACGATAGCTGGGTTGGTTCCAGCGGTGTGGATTACTATGATGGGCTGGCTGGAAATGACTACATCAATGGTATGGACGGTAACGATGTCCTCTACGGTGATGTCGGGAGTGACACTATCTACGGCGGCGCCGGCGATGACACCATTGCAGGTGGTGACGATGATGATACCATCTTAGGTGGTGAAGGCGTCAATTTTATTGACGGTGGTAATGGGTATGACACAATTTCTTTTTCCGATTCTACCGCTACTTTCGGGGTATATGTGAGCATGGATGATTCCGGAGCCGGTTTCTCTTCATTATATACGGGTGAAGAAAGTTACGAATCTTCTTTTGTGGGAATAGAAGCGGTTATAGGGTCTGACTACAATGATTCAATCTATGGTAATAGCTTGCATAATGACTTATCCGGCGGATCAGGGGATGATGGGTTGTATGGCGAAGGCGGTAACGATAGCCTTTCCGGAGGTATAGGCGGCGATACTCTTCTAGGTGGAATAGGAGCCGATACATTGTATGGCGGAACAGGGGGCGACTCTTTAGACCCCGGTTCTGATAATGATGGGGATTTCTTATTTTACAATGCACGCAGTGAAGGAGGAGACTTCGTTGCTAATTTTGATTCCGGTGAGGACAAGTTTGTTTTCAACAGTAGCGGAGGGTTTAATTCTTCTTGGAGCTTTGTCTCTGTGTCAGGGTATGACGGTTCAACTGGCTCCGCAGCTGGAGCACAATTTATTTACGATACGGCTTCCAGACAACTGTATTATGATCCAGATGGAATCTCTTCAACACAAAGCGGAGAGCTTATTGCTACCTTGGACGCAAGCTGTGAAGCTGTAGACTCTGCCCACGGCGATATTGAAGTAGTTTAG
- the lgt gene encoding prolipoprotein diacylglyceryl transferase, with amino-acid sequence MIVLPEFDTIAFRIGPLKANWYGLMYMIGFAIAWFLGRYRASKPTNNWTGQQVDDLITWLIVGLVVGARLGYCLIYEPGYFMAHPVDIFAVWKGGMSFHGGAIGVAIVAWRFAKSTKRTTLDVGDFLVPLAPLGLFCGRMGNFINGELWGRVTNMPWGMVFPSRRAGNLPRHPSQLYEGALEGVLLFLILWFWSSKPRQRGTTTGLFLIGYGFFRAFVEFFRQPDPQLGFIAFGWLTMGQLLCVPMILAGLALFVWGLKKGPIPPAADES; translated from the coding sequence ATGATTGTATTGCCGGAATTCGACACGATAGCTTTCAGAATAGGTCCCCTTAAGGCCAATTGGTATGGCCTGATGTATATGATCGGTTTCGCCATCGCATGGTTCCTTGGGCGCTACCGAGCCTCAAAACCTACCAACAACTGGACCGGCCAGCAGGTGGATGATCTCATCACATGGCTCATCGTCGGTTTGGTTGTCGGCGCCCGATTGGGGTATTGCCTGATTTACGAGCCGGGTTATTTCATGGCCCATCCGGTAGATATTTTTGCGGTCTGGAAAGGTGGTATGTCTTTTCACGGAGGAGCCATAGGTGTTGCGATTGTGGCTTGGCGCTTTGCCAAATCCACTAAGCGGACCACTCTTGATGTGGGCGATTTTCTCGTTCCGCTGGCGCCCCTCGGATTATTTTGCGGCCGCATGGGTAACTTTATCAATGGTGAACTCTGGGGCCGGGTGACTAATATGCCATGGGGCATGGTATTCCCGAGCAGACGAGCCGGAAATCTGCCCAGACATCCCTCGCAACTGTACGAAGGGGCGCTGGAAGGTGTTTTGCTTTTTCTGATCCTTTGGTTTTGGTCATCAAAACCCCGTCAGCGGGGAACTACAACAGGCTTATTCCTGATTGGTTACGGCTTTTTCCGGGCCTTTGTAGAATTTTTCCGTCAGCCGGACCCGCAACTCGGATTCATCGCTTTTGGCTGGCTGACTATGGGGCAGCTACTTTGCGTACCCATGATTCTCGCCGGATTGGCTCTTTTCGTATGGGGGCTGAAAAAAGGTCCCATCCCGCCAGCAGCAGACGAAAGCTGA
- a CDS encoding cobyrinate a,c-diamide synthase yields MKFPRIVLAGLSGGTGKTIVTLGLCRAFHNQGRAVKPFKKGPDYIDARWLGLASGRYATNLDPFLMSNDKLIALFMEKGLGADISIVEGNRGLFDGKDVEGSCSTAELARIIKAPVILTIDCTKMTRTVAAIVAGCKAFEDGFNLAGVILNRTAGERHRNILRNSIEKYTDIPVLGMLPKLKENPIPERHMGLVSNTEYGKVNKALDTLGQMAEDCLDLDAIYQISKKYPAEISAEHNAWDGIELSSETKPVIGVVRDEALWFYYEENLEALHRAGAEVKEVSIFSPDPWPEIHGLYLGGGFPETLAPEISANKLIRDHVRRLTHEGLPVFAECGGFMYLGRDVEFEGRKYPMSGVLDLSTCLCPRPQGLGYTSGTIVHENPFFPVGTEIIGHEFHYSLCVNNNESDPKYALDMSRGKGMAEGFDGLIRDNIYAGYNHIHALSMPCWANNFVKAAAAFKKKKG; encoded by the coding sequence ATGAAATTTCCAAGAATAGTATTAGCCGGACTCAGTGGCGGCACAGGTAAAACCATTGTCACCCTCGGGCTATGCCGGGCTTTTCATAATCAGGGCCGGGCGGTCAAGCCGTTCAAAAAAGGGCCTGACTATATTGATGCGCGCTGGCTGGGACTGGCCTCCGGTCGTTATGCCACTAATCTTGATCCATTCCTGATGTCCAATGATAAACTCATTGCGTTATTTATGGAAAAAGGTCTTGGTGCGGATATTTCCATTGTAGAGGGTAATCGCGGCCTGTTTGACGGTAAGGACGTGGAAGGTTCCTGCTCCACTGCCGAACTGGCCAGGATTATTAAGGCTCCGGTGATTCTTACAATTGACTGCACCAAGATGACCCGCACCGTTGCAGCTATCGTGGCCGGATGCAAGGCCTTCGAGGATGGGTTTAATCTTGCCGGTGTCATTCTAAATCGCACTGCCGGAGAGCGCCATCGCAACATACTCCGGAACTCCATCGAAAAATATACCGACATCCCCGTGCTGGGTATGCTTCCCAAGCTGAAAGAAAATCCCATACCTGAACGGCATATGGGACTTGTCTCCAATACGGAATACGGCAAAGTCAATAAAGCTTTGGATACCCTTGGTCAAATGGCCGAGGATTGTCTTGATCTCGATGCGATCTACCAAATTTCAAAAAAGTATCCTGCTGAAATCAGCGCTGAACATAATGCATGGGACGGGATAGAACTTTCCAGCGAGACCAAACCTGTTATTGGTGTTGTTCGCGATGAAGCTCTTTGGTTTTACTACGAAGAAAATCTTGAGGCTCTGCACCGTGCCGGGGCGGAAGTAAAGGAAGTTTCCATATTTTCACCCGACCCGTGGCCTGAAATTCATGGTCTTTATCTCGGCGGCGGATTCCCTGAAACATTGGCTCCGGAAATATCCGCTAACAAATTAATTCGTGATCACGTCCGCAGGCTCACGCATGAAGGGCTGCCTGTATTCGCTGAATGCGGCGGATTCATGTATCTTGGGCGAGATGTTGAATTTGAGGGGCGGAAGTATCCTATGTCCGGCGTGTTGGACCTTTCAACCTGTTTGTGTCCGCGTCCGCAGGGACTGGGGTATACTTCCGGAACTATAGTACATGAAAATCCCTTTTTCCCGGTAGGAACCGAAATAATCGGGCATGAATTCCATTATTCACTCTGCGTAAATAACAATGAATCCGATCCAAAATACGCTCTTGATATGTCGCGTGGAAAAGGCATGGCTGAAGGGTTTGATGGACTTATCCGTGATAATATCTATGCCGGATACAATCATATTCACGCATTGAGCATGCCTTGCTGGGCAAATAATTTTGTCAAAGCTGCTGCTGCCTTTAAGAAAAAGAAAGGCTGA
- a CDS encoding dissimilatory sulfite reductase D family protein, with the protein MPIDMDSAKEEIMSYLEKKTGAKSKFYFNDFTKLFPDAKAREVKKVLTALVKEEKVEYWSSGSTTMYGMTGAGKQGGAEHED; encoded by the coding sequence ATGCCGATCGATATGGATTCCGCTAAGGAAGAAATCATGTCCTATCTTGAAAAAAAGACAGGCGCTAAAAGTAAATTTTATTTCAACGATTTCACTAAGCTTTTCCCTGATGCAAAAGCCCGTGAAGTTAAGAAAGTTCTGACCGCTCTTGTTAAAGAAGAGAAAGTTGAATACTGGTCTTCCGGATCTACTACCATGTACGGTATGACCGGCGCTGGTAAGCAGGGTGGAGCTGAACACGAAGATTAG